Proteins from one Desulfonatronovibrio magnus genomic window:
- a CDS encoding NAD-dependent epimerase: MKILITGTAGFIGFHLALALAKRGDEVVGVDNINDYYDVGVKYGRLEHSGFSGPYEYNRLLTSGKYPNLKFVKLNLEDRDNLEQLFKKQQFDRVCNLAAQAGVRYSLTNPHAYVDSNVVGYVNLLECCRHNNLEHFVFASSSSVYGLNEVQPFSTHDNVDHPISLYAATKKSNELMAHTYAHLYGLPCTGLRFFTVYGPWGRPDMALFLFTQAILHDKPMNVFNNGDMQRDFTYIDDIVEGVIRVIDRIPEGNQAWDGKKPDPCTSKAPYKLYNIGNNNPVQLMDFIKTLEKVLGKKAKINFMPLQPGDVPSTYADVEDLIQDLGYKPDTSVEDGISKFVEWYRDFFGE; the protein is encoded by the coding sequence ATGAAAATACTAATCACCGGCACAGCCGGATTTATTGGATTCCATCTCGCCCTTGCCCTTGCAAAGCGCGGGGATGAAGTTGTGGGCGTTGACAATATCAATGACTATTATGATGTGGGGGTTAAGTATGGCCGTCTTGAACATTCAGGCTTTTCCGGACCCTATGAATACAACAGGCTTCTTACCTCCGGCAAGTATCCCAACCTTAAATTCGTTAAGCTCAATCTTGAGGACCGCGATAATCTGGAGCAGCTCTTTAAGAAGCAGCAGTTTGACCGGGTATGCAATCTCGCTGCTCAGGCAGGAGTAAGATACAGCCTGACCAACCCCCATGCGTATGTGGATTCCAATGTGGTTGGTTATGTGAACCTTCTGGAATGCTGCAGACACAATAATCTGGAACATTTTGTATTTGCCAGCAGCTCCAGTGTATACGGGCTTAATGAAGTCCAGCCCTTTTCCACCCATGATAATGTGGATCATCCCATCAGCCTGTACGCAGCTACCAAAAAAAGCAACGAGTTAATGGCTCATACCTATGCCCATCTTTATGGTCTGCCCTGCACCGGGCTCAGATTTTTCACAGTCTACGGACCCTGGGGGCGTCCGGACATGGCTCTATTTTTGTTCACCCAGGCCATTCTCCATGACAAGCCAATGAATGTTTTTAATAACGGTGATATGCAAAGGGATTTTACATATATAGACGATATAGTTGAAGGAGTAATCCGGGTAATAGACCGTATACCTGAGGGCAATCAGGCCTGGGACGGCAAAAAACCCGACCCTTGTACCTCTAAGGCTCCCTACAAGCTATATAACATTGGTAATAACAATCCAGTTCAGCTCATGGACTTTATCAAAACCCTGGAAAAGGTTCTTGGTAAAAAAGCCAAAATCAATTTCATGCCTCTGCAACCAGGGGATGTGCCGAGTACTTATGCTGATGTAGAAGACTTGATTCAGGATCTGGGTTATAAGCCGGACACCAGTGTTGAAGATGGGATAAGTAAATTTGTTGAATGGTACAGGGATTTTTTTGGAGAATAG
- a CDS encoding nucleotide sugar dehydrogenase encodes MKTSLLDKLNTRQALIGVVGLGYVGLPLVLRYLEVGYRVLGLDVDQAKVDQLMLGKSYIKHIPSEPLKTYVNSGKLQCSTDFSQAEQADALILCVPTPLDKHREPDLSYVISSLEEILPHLRPGQIISLESTTYPGTTDEELKPRIEKAGYSVGQNIFLVYSPEREDPGNPDFNTRTIPKVCGGVTPDCMEAGLALYGQVIDKVVPVSSTQAAEAVKLMENIFRSVNIALVNELKTAFMKMDIDIFEVVRAASTKPFGFMPFYPGPGLGGHCIPIDPFYLTWKAREYDVATRFIELAGEINTSMPYFVVQRATEVLNDFEKPLKNSKVLLLGLAYKAEVDDDRESPTYRIMELLEHKGAQVYYNDPFVPVIRPSREYAHYAGRKSSPWEGDYDLIILCTAHQAYKDINPHALSAPVLDTRGFFSDIPDRIFRA; translated from the coding sequence ATGAAAACTTCATTACTTGACAAACTCAACACGCGTCAGGCCCTTATCGGAGTAGTGGGTCTGGGATATGTTGGGCTGCCCTTGGTACTGCGTTATTTAGAGGTAGGTTATCGGGTCCTTGGTCTGGATGTTGACCAGGCCAAAGTTGACCAGCTCATGCTTGGCAAAAGTTATATCAAACATATCCCTTCAGAACCCCTCAAAACTTACGTAAACTCAGGCAAACTCCAGTGCAGTACCGACTTTTCTCAAGCTGAGCAAGCTGACGCTCTGATCCTCTGTGTGCCAACTCCTTTGGATAAGCACCGTGAACCTGACCTGTCATATGTGATCTCGTCTTTAGAAGAGATATTGCCTCACCTGCGGCCCGGCCAGATTATTTCCTTAGAGTCCACGACTTATCCCGGCACAACAGATGAAGAATTGAAACCACGCATTGAAAAGGCTGGGTATTCAGTTGGTCAGAACATTTTCCTCGTATATTCTCCTGAACGTGAAGACCCGGGAAATCCTGACTTCAACACTCGCACCATCCCCAAAGTTTGCGGCGGAGTTACTCCGGACTGCATGGAAGCAGGCCTTGCCCTTTACGGACAAGTTATAGATAAAGTCGTTCCTGTTTCATCTACTCAGGCTGCAGAAGCAGTAAAACTCATGGAAAATATATTCAGAAGTGTAAACATTGCTTTAGTCAATGAGCTTAAAACTGCATTTATGAAGATGGATATTGACATCTTCGAAGTGGTCAGGGCTGCATCCACCAAGCCTTTTGGTTTTATGCCTTTTTATCCGGGGCCCGGGCTTGGGGGGCACTGCATTCCCATTGATCCATTCTACCTGACCTGGAAGGCCAGGGAGTACGACGTAGCCACCAGATTTATTGAGCTTGCAGGGGAGATCAATACATCCATGCCCTATTTTGTGGTACAGCGTGCTACAGAAGTACTCAATGATTTTGAAAAGCCTTTGAAAAACTCCAAGGTGCTCTTGCTTGGACTGGCTTACAAGGCTGAGGTGGATGATGACCGTGAGTCTCCGACATATCGAATTATGGAACTTCTGGAGCACAAAGGAGCGCAGGTTTATTATAATGACCCGTTTGTTCCTGTCATAAGGCCGTCAAGGGAATACGCTCATTATGCAGGCAGGAAGTCAAGCCCATGGGAAGGAGACTATGATCTGATTATTTTGTGCACGGCACACCAGGCTTATAAAGACATCAACCCTCATGCACTGAGCGCTCCGGTCCTTGATACCAGGGGATTTTTCTCGGATATACCTGACAGGATATTTCGGGCATAG
- a CDS encoding protein-disulfide reductase DsbD family protein: protein MNTKLRILLTLVAGIVVFLIAGSGNARTGPPADTSLQAYYLPEDKYPEYQGLLVFKIHPEPGIYTYSFDPGPTGYPTRLSIDGHLADELNIYYPPGVIQPDPFEPDQMASVYVGDVPVFIAIPNDIDLSQTVSGRASFLLCSDRNCWPVNQQFEYDLRKLTRQDLNNINNTEWWPSWTSAVPQGTDVYWTAIMNQDSTDQEVREYNFQVRSFTPGLEVRSIFKAALLAILAGLILNFMPCVLPVISLKLRGMIPDNHGSNILQHKNAFRKHNLFFALGMLLFFSILAIVISITGMAWGQIFQSPIAIVILSAAVFGLSLSLFDLYDLPMIDLKSKTQTRNKNPNLEALSTGMLATLLATPCSGPFLGGVLAWALTQSPATIAIVLLCVGLGMAAPYIVLSFFPFMVRFLPRPGNWTLYLEKGLGFLLLATCIYLITLLPESLIMETLILFWIIGVGAWIWGKWTNYSQSTLKRIGIRGVAVTLVLLGAFVLFKPRAYYPAVWISFSQDRFEQVLGQKNFLVEFTADWCPNCKFLEKTVLTPAHLERIGEEFDMLFLRVDLTYQNPAGENLLKSLDSMSIPLVALFSKDNPESPLILRDLFTRNQLAKALDQEFK from the coding sequence ATGAACACCAAACTGAGAATTTTACTTACACTTGTTGCAGGGATTGTAGTTTTTTTAATTGCAGGAAGTGGAAACGCCCGGACCGGACCTCCTGCAGATACTTCCCTGCAGGCCTATTATCTGCCTGAGGATAAGTACCCGGAGTATCAGGGGCTGCTGGTTTTCAAAATCCATCCTGAACCAGGAATTTATACCTACTCCTTTGATCCAGGTCCCACTGGTTACCCTACCCGTTTATCCATAGACGGCCACCTCGCTGATGAGCTTAACATTTACTACCCGCCCGGAGTTATTCAACCCGATCCTTTTGAACCAGACCAGATGGCCTCTGTATATGTTGGAGATGTTCCTGTTTTTATTGCCATTCCCAATGATATTGATTTGAGCCAGACAGTGTCGGGCAGGGCATCTTTTTTACTATGCTCGGATAGAAATTGCTGGCCAGTCAACCAGCAGTTTGAATATGATTTGCGCAAACTGACCCGGCAAGACCTGAACAATATTAACAACACCGAGTGGTGGCCCAGCTGGACAAGTGCAGTACCCCAGGGTACCGATGTTTACTGGACTGCCATTATGAACCAGGATTCTACAGATCAGGAGGTCAGGGAATACAACTTCCAGGTAAGATCTTTTACTCCAGGACTTGAAGTACGCAGTATCTTTAAGGCCGCTCTTCTGGCAATCCTGGCGGGTCTGATTCTCAACTTCATGCCATGTGTTTTGCCGGTCATCAGCCTTAAGCTGAGAGGAATGATCCCGGATAATCATGGAAGCAACATTTTGCAGCACAAAAATGCCTTTCGCAAACACAACCTTTTTTTCGCTCTGGGCATGCTTCTGTTTTTCAGCATTCTGGCCATTGTCATTTCCATAACCGGAATGGCATGGGGTCAGATATTTCAAAGCCCCATAGCCATTGTCATATTGAGCGCCGCAGTATTTGGTCTGAGTCTGAGCCTTTTTGATCTGTATGATCTGCCCATGATTGACCTTAAGTCCAAAACCCAGACCAGAAACAAAAACCCCAATCTTGAAGCACTGTCCACCGGCATGCTGGCTACCCTGCTGGCAACACCATGCAGCGGTCCATTCCTTGGAGGTGTTCTGGCGTGGGCTCTTACCCAGTCGCCAGCAACTATTGCCATTGTACTTTTGTGCGTTGGGCTGGGCATGGCTGCCCCGTATATTGTGCTGTCCTTTTTTCCCTTTATGGTGCGCTTCCTGCCCCGGCCTGGCAACTGGACACTGTATCTTGAAAAAGGTCTGGGTTTTTTACTGCTGGCAACCTGTATTTATCTGATTACACTTCTGCCTGAAAGCCTCATCATGGAGACCCTTATTCTGTTCTGGATTATCGGAGTGGGAGCATGGATCTGGGGCAAATGGACCAATTACAGTCAAAGCACTCTGAAAAGAATTGGTATTCGAGGTGTTGCAGTTACACTGGTTCTCTTGGGGGCTTTTGTACTTTTTAAACCAAGAGCCTACTACCCTGCAGTATGGATTTCTTTCAGTCAGGACCGGTTTGAACAGGTTCTCGGACAAAAGAACTTTCTTGTGGAATTCACTGCGGACTGGTGCCCTAACTGCAAATTCCTGGAAAAAACAGTTTTGACTCCTGCCCATCTTGAACGAATAGGTGAAGAGTTTGACATGCTTTTTTTAAGGGTTGATCTGACTTACCAGAATCCTGCCGGAGAAAATCTTCTAAAGTCGTTGGACAGCATGAGTATTCCACTCGTTGCATTATTCAGTAAAGACAATCCCGAAAGTCCTCTGATTCTGCGCGATCTTTTTACTCGCAATCAACTGGCCAAAGCCCTGGACCAGGAATTTAAATGA
- the serS gene encoding serine--tRNA ligase, translated as MLDIKFIRKNPEIVAQSLKKRKSDLDIEYFLNLDVERRKIIQQTEELKMQRNKASAAVAQARKNGEDAKELMSGLGDLSFRIKDLDAQLKDIDSKVQDWVMSVPNLVHDDVPEGVDDEDNIEVHQWGQAPSFSFTPKEHWQIGTELKGLDFETAAKVTGSRFVFYFGWAARMERALINLMLDVQTSEHGYLETIPPMIVNSQSLTGTSQLPKFKSDLFKLENWDYYLIPTAEVPLTNIYQNAVIQEGDLPKGFVAYTGCFRSEAGSHGRDTKGIIRQHQFNKVELVWFAHPDKSYDQLEILLGHAEKILQLLGLHYRVVTLCTGDLGFGSAKTYDIEVWLPGQGKYREISSCSNFEDFQARRADIKFKPAQEKKARFVHTLNGSGLAVGRTMVAILENFQQEDGSIIIPDVLRPYMGGQSIIEP; from the coding sequence ATGCTGGATATAAAATTTATTCGTAAAAATCCTGAAATTGTTGCCCAAAGTCTCAAAAAACGCAAATCAGACTTAGATATAGAATATTTCCTGAATCTGGATGTTGAGCGAAGAAAAATAATTCAACAGACAGAAGAGCTTAAAATGCAGCGCAACAAGGCCTCCGCAGCAGTGGCTCAGGCCCGAAAAAACGGTGAGGATGCGAAAGAGCTGATGTCGGGACTCGGAGATCTTTCTTTTAGAATTAAGGACCTGGATGCTCAGCTCAAAGATATAGACAGTAAAGTTCAGGACTGGGTAATGTCTGTTCCCAACCTCGTACACGATGATGTGCCTGAAGGTGTTGATGATGAAGATAATATTGAGGTACACCAGTGGGGACAGGCCCCGAGTTTTTCCTTTACGCCGAAAGAGCACTGGCAGATAGGAACCGAGCTTAAAGGCCTGGACTTTGAGACTGCTGCCAAGGTGACTGGGTCCAGGTTTGTATTTTACTTCGGCTGGGCAGCCAGGATGGAAAGGGCTCTTATCAATCTTATGCTTGATGTGCAGACTTCAGAGCATGGCTATTTGGAAACAATACCTCCCATGATTGTTAACAGCCAGAGCCTCACAGGTACCAGTCAGTTACCCAAGTTCAAGTCTGATCTTTTCAAACTGGAAAACTGGGATTACTATCTGATTCCCACTGCAGAAGTTCCGCTGACCAACATCTACCAAAATGCAGTTATTCAGGAAGGTGATCTACCTAAGGGCTTTGTGGCGTACACTGGATGCTTCAGATCTGAAGCAGGCTCTCATGGCCGGGACACCAAAGGCATTATCAGGCAGCATCAGTTTAACAAGGTTGAGCTGGTCTGGTTCGCGCATCCTGATAAATCTTATGATCAACTGGAAATCCTGCTCGGTCATGCAGAAAAAATCTTGCAGCTTCTCGGACTGCATTACAGGGTGGTTACGCTGTGCACCGGAGATCTGGGTTTCGGTTCAGCTAAAACCTATGATATTGAGGTCTGGCTGCCAGGCCAGGGAAAATACAGGGAAATATCATCTTGTTCAAATTTTGAAGACTTTCAGGCACGCAGGGCAGATATCAAATTCAAGCCGGCCCAGGAGAAAAAGGCGCGCTTTGTACATACTTTGAATGGGTCAGGGCTGGCAGTAGGCCGGACAATGGTGGCTATCCTGGAAAATTTTCAGCAGGAAGACGGAAGTATTATAATTCCTGATGTGTTGAGGCCGTATATGGGTGGGCAGTCAATTATTGAACCTTAG
- the groES gene encoding co-chaperone GroES, protein MNLKPLHDRVLVKRLEEEEVTKGGIIIPDTAKEKPIKGEVVAAGPGKTSDDGKAVPMSVKAGDNVLFNKYAGTEVKIDGVEHLVMREDDILAIIE, encoded by the coding sequence ATGAATTTGAAGCCGTTGCACGACCGGGTTCTGGTCAAACGACTCGAGGAAGAGGAAGTCACCAAAGGTGGAATCATCATCCCTGACACAGCCAAGGAAAAACCCATTAAGGGTGAAGTAGTGGCAGCAGGACCTGGCAAAACATCTGATGATGGCAAAGCAGTTCCCATGTCGGTAAAAGCAGGAGACAACGTGCTTTTCAACAAGTACGCTGGTACAGAAGTCAAGATAGATGGTGTTGAGCACCTGGTAATGCGTGAAGACGACATTCTGGCCATCATTGAGTAA
- the groL gene encoding chaperonin GroEL (60 kDa chaperone family; promotes refolding of misfolded polypeptides especially under stressful conditions; forms two stacked rings of heptamers to form a barrel-shaped 14mer; ends can be capped by GroES; misfolded proteins enter the barrel where they are refolded when GroES binds), with translation MAAKQILFDVKAREKLQKGLDKLAEAVKVTLGPKGRNVVIEKSFGSPTITKDGVTVAKEIELDDKFENMGAQMVKEVASKTSDVAGDGTTTATVLAQAIFNEGVKLVAAGRNPMAIKRGVEKAVEAVVEELDKIAKPTRDQKEIAQVGTISANNDATIGNIIAEAMNKVGKEGVITVEEAKGLETTLDVVEGMQFDRGYLSPYFVTDAEKMVCEMDEPLILLCEKKISAMKDLLPVLEQVAKMSKPLVIIAEDIEGEALATLVVNKLRGTLQVTAVKAPGFGERRKAMLQDIAILTGGQVVSEDLGIKLENITANDLGSAKRVVIDKENTTIVDGAGKGDDIKARVKQIRAEIDETSSDYDREKLQERLAKIVGGVAVINVGAATETEMKEKKARVEDALNATRAAVEEGIVPGGGVAFIRTLPVLDKVKPADDDENAGVEIVRKAIVAPLRQICMNAGFEGALIIEKVKTSKDGEGFNAATGEYEDLIAAGVIDPKKVSRIALQNASSVAALLMTTEAAIAEKPDDKKDAPPMPGGMGGMGGMGGMY, from the coding sequence ATGGCTGCCAAGCAGATATTGTTTGATGTAAAAGCACGCGAGAAATTGCAGAAAGGTTTAGATAAACTTGCAGAAGCTGTTAAGGTCACACTCGGACCCAAAGGCAGAAACGTAGTTATAGAAAAATCTTTTGGTTCCCCCACCATCACCAAGGATGGTGTTACAGTTGCCAAGGAAATCGAGCTTGATGACAAGTTTGAAAACATGGGCGCACAAATGGTTAAGGAAGTTGCATCCAAGACTAGTGACGTAGCTGGTGATGGAACAACCACAGCAACAGTTCTTGCACAGGCCATATTTAATGAAGGTGTAAAACTCGTGGCTGCAGGAAGAAACCCCATGGCCATTAAACGCGGCGTGGAAAAGGCTGTTGAGGCAGTTGTAGAGGAACTGGACAAAATCGCCAAGCCTACCAGAGATCAGAAGGAAATTGCTCAGGTTGGTACTATTTCAGCCAATAATGATGCAACAATCGGCAACATTATTGCCGAGGCCATGAACAAGGTAGGCAAGGAAGGCGTAATCACCGTAGAAGAAGCCAAGGGTCTGGAAACTACACTTGATGTAGTTGAAGGTATGCAGTTTGACCGTGGTTATCTCTCACCCTACTTTGTGACTGATGCCGAAAAGATGGTTTGCGAAATGGATGAGCCACTGATTCTTCTTTGTGAAAAGAAAATATCCGCTATGAAGGATCTGCTCCCTGTCCTTGAGCAGGTTGCTAAAATGAGTAAGCCACTGGTCATAATTGCTGAAGACATTGAAGGCGAGGCACTGGCAACTCTGGTCGTGAATAAACTTCGCGGCACTCTGCAGGTAACAGCAGTCAAGGCTCCTGGATTTGGTGAAAGACGCAAAGCCATGCTCCAGGACATAGCCATTCTCACTGGCGGCCAGGTAGTTTCCGAAGATCTTGGTATCAAACTGGAAAATATCACTGCTAATGATCTTGGAAGCGCCAAGCGAGTTGTGATTGACAAGGAAAACACAACTATAGTTGACGGCGCAGGTAAAGGTGACGACATTAAGGCCAGAGTTAAGCAGATCAGGGCTGAAATTGATGAAACCTCTTCAGACTACGATCGTGAAAAATTACAGGAAAGACTGGCCAAAATTGTTGGCGGAGTCGCAGTAATTAATGTCGGCGCTGCAACTGAAACAGAAATGAAAGAGAAAAAGGCTCGTGTAGAAGATGCGCTCAATGCAACCCGCGCTGCTGTTGAAGAAGGCATTGTCCCTGGTGGAGGTGTTGCATTTATCAGAACTCTACCTGTGTTAGACAAGGTAAAGCCGGCTGATGACGATGAAAATGCAGGCGTTGAGATTGTACGCAAGGCCATTGTTGCTCCATTGCGTCAAATCTGCATGAACGCTGGTTTTGAAGGTGCTTTGATTATTGAAAAAGTTAAGACCAGCAAGGACGGTGAAGGCTTTAACGCTGCAACTGGTGAATATGAAGACCTCATCGCTGCAGGTGTGATCGATCCTAAGAAGGTCAGCCGCATTGCCCTTCAAAACGCATCTTCAGTGGCTGCCCTCCTTATGACCACAGAGGCTGCCATCGCTGAAAAGCCAGATGACAAGAAGGATGCACCTCCAATGCCTGGTGGAATGGGCGGAATGGGAGGAATGGGCGGTATGTACTAA
- a CDS encoding cobyric acid synthase, with product MSLCTKKLIRSHGGEIYSAAKILGCDPKEITDFSSSINPFGPPDSVYPAIASSLWNISSYPDPFSTELINSAARRFKIPPQNVCASNGATEIIDLLPSLLDVQQVVIPCPAYNGYREAAQRFEVHHKLVFASNTPESIFPGLDEIKSSLSVPSLIFIGRPNNPTSHMPDVNMLMRLASEHPDSYLIIDESFLNFVPDTDSLIHLNLPNVVIIYSLTKFFSIPGLRLGLAMGPPDIISGLAALISGWSVNVFAQAAGKACLEDDAFINKNILRVNSARKSLLRKLQSFPQLATFHPQANFILCRLTDSQLCASELKSKLLKNKILIRSCEDFDGLDASFFRLAVKSEEDQNKLVQSLSLIFRNDSYFIRRDRSKTPSIMIQGTSSGAGKSLICAALCRILYQDGVKVAPFKSQNMSLNSFVTRAGHEMGRAQVVQARACGLDPDARMNPVLLKPNSDTGSQVIVMGKPAGNMNVDQYITYKKELFEKIKSIYDEFAAEFEVIILEGAGSPAEINLKSHDLVNMNMAGFAESKVLLTGDIDRGGVFASFAGTIQMLEPWEKEMVSGLIINKFRGQKNLLQSAIDYTTIATAKPCLGVIPYVYNLTLPEEDSVTFKNHQSNKTALRPDSVHIGILDLPHISNFTDFDPLYCEPDVNITIIRTLSDIPEDLDVLLLPGSKNVPSDFNQLKISGLANFIKAFSKQPDKEVFGICAGLQMLGLSITDYHGLESSNIETPGLGLLPIKTGMMLEKTLRQVHAKWIWSSGEQADLTGYEIHHGRTRVTGSVLQPITAEDDYLLGVAHPVLHISGTYLHGIFDADQFRRQWIDKIRTRKGLTTLVQVQSVYDIDLSLNRLAEVVRENIDMREIYRLLKIR from the coding sequence ATGTCACTTTGCACTAAAAAGTTAATCAGGTCACATGGTGGAGAGATTTACAGTGCTGCAAAGATCCTGGGCTGTGATCCAAAAGAAATCACTGATTTTTCTTCCAGCATAAACCCTTTTGGCCCACCGGACAGCGTATATCCTGCCATAGCTTCCAGCCTATGGAACATTTCAAGCTACCCTGATCCTTTCAGCACTGAATTGATCAATTCAGCGGCCAGAAGATTTAAAATACCTCCGCAAAATGTCTGTGCCTCCAATGGTGCAACAGAGATTATTGATTTACTGCCTTCGCTGCTTGATGTGCAACAGGTAGTAATTCCCTGCCCTGCCTACAATGGATACAGAGAAGCCGCGCAACGGTTTGAAGTACATCACAAACTGGTTTTTGCATCTAATACACCCGAGAGCATCTTTCCCGGCCTTGATGAAATCAAATCATCTTTGAGCGTGCCGTCACTAATATTTATTGGAAGACCAAATAATCCCACCAGCCATATGCCTGACGTCAATATGCTCATGCGTCTTGCAAGCGAGCATCCAGACTCATACCTGATAATTGACGAATCCTTTCTGAACTTTGTTCCTGACACAGACAGTTTGATTCATCTTAATCTGCCTAACGTGGTAATTATTTACTCATTAACCAAATTCTTCTCCATCCCGGGCTTACGGCTGGGACTCGCCATGGGGCCTCCTGACATAATATCCGGACTTGCCGCTCTTATTTCCGGATGGTCTGTTAATGTCTTTGCCCAGGCTGCAGGCAAGGCATGTCTTGAAGATGATGCATTTATAAACAAAAATATATTGCGCGTGAATTCTGCCAGAAAATCACTTTTACGCAAACTGCAATCCTTCCCACAACTTGCTACCTTCCATCCTCAGGCCAACTTTATTTTGTGTCGACTTACTGATTCTCAGCTATGTGCCAGTGAACTCAAATCAAAACTGCTGAAAAATAAAATTTTGATCAGGTCTTGTGAGGACTTTGATGGACTTGATGCATCATTTTTTCGTCTGGCAGTCAAATCTGAAGAAGATCAAAACAAGCTCGTCCAGTCACTAAGCCTGATATTTCGCAATGATAGTTACTTCATAAGAAGAGACAGATCCAAAACACCGTCTATTATGATTCAAGGCACCTCATCCGGAGCAGGAAAAAGCCTGATCTGTGCCGCGCTTTGCCGAATACTTTATCAGGATGGGGTAAAGGTTGCCCCTTTCAAGTCGCAGAATATGTCTTTAAACTCATTCGTTACCCGTGCAGGGCATGAGATGGGGAGGGCCCAGGTTGTTCAGGCACGTGCATGCGGCCTTGATCCTGATGCCCGCATGAATCCTGTTTTGCTCAAACCCAACTCCGACACAGGTTCACAGGTTATTGTCATGGGCAAACCGGCTGGAAACATGAATGTAGACCAGTACATCACGTACAAGAAAGAACTTTTTGAAAAAATCAAGTCCATCTATGACGAATTTGCGGCAGAATTTGAGGTCATCATCCTTGAAGGGGCAGGCAGTCCTGCAGAAATAAACCTGAAAAGCCATGATCTGGTTAACATGAACATGGCTGGCTTTGCCGAATCTAAAGTGCTTCTTACAGGCGATATTGACCGTGGTGGCGTTTTTGCATCTTTTGCAGGAACCATTCAAATGCTTGAACCATGGGAAAAAGAGATGGTTTCAGGTTTGATAATAAACAAGTTTAGAGGTCAGAAAAATCTTCTGCAAAGTGCCATTGATTACACAACCATAGCTACTGCGAAACCATGCCTTGGCGTGATTCCCTATGTTTACAATCTGACACTTCCTGAAGAGGATTCCGTGACCTTTAAAAACCACCAGTCTAATAAAACTGCACTGCGCCCTGACTCTGTTCATATTGGCATATTAGATCTGCCCCATATTTCCAACTTCACTGATTTTGATCCTCTGTATTGTGAACCAGATGTTAATATTACCATTATCAGAACCTTAAGTGATATCCCTGAAGATTTGGATGTATTGCTTCTTCCTGGCAGCAAGAATGTTCCCAGCGATTTTAATCAACTCAAAATCTCCGGCCTGGCCAATTTCATAAAAGCCTTCTCAAAACAGCCTGACAAGGAGGTTTTTGGAATATGCGCCGGCCTGCAGATGCTAGGACTTTCCATAACAGACTACCATGGTCTTGAGTCAAGTAATATTGAAACCCCTGGACTTGGCCTGCTGCCCATTAAGACCGGGATGATGTTAGAAAAAACTTTGCGACAGGTTCACGCCAAATGGATATGGAGTTCAGGTGAACAAGCAGACCTGACCGGATACGAAATTCATCATGGCCGAACCAGAGTTACCGGTTCAGTCCTTCAGCCAATAACAGCTGAGGATGACTATTTGCTTGGGGTTGCGCACCCAGTGCTGCACATTTCAGGTACATACCTGCATGGAATATTTGATGCTGATCAGTTCAGAAGGCAATGGATTGATAAAATCAGAACAAGAAAAGGGCTAACGACTCTGGTTCAGGTTCAAAGTGTGTATGATATTGATCTCAGCCTGAATCGGCTGGCAGAAGTTGTTAGAGAAAATATAGATATGAGAGAGATTTACAGACTATTGAAGATTAGATGA
- a CDS encoding rhodanese-like domain-containing protein, whose amino-acid sequence MLSVAACADESGFFINQHELNKIQKKHDDLIILDVREPHERSGPLGKIEGSLNIPLSQLNLLVQNPGLDKNRHIVILCRTQNRSQAAYHYLKDNGYTNLYVLMGGMSEYKNE is encoded by the coding sequence TTGCTTTCAGTTGCAGCCTGCGCTGATGAGTCTGGTTTTTTTATTAATCAGCATGAGTTAAATAAAATCCAGAAAAAGCATGATGATCTGATAATTCTTGATGTCAGAGAGCCTCACGAAAGATCCGGTCCTCTCGGAAAGATTGAGGGATCATTAAATATACCACTTTCACAGCTTAATCTTCTTGTTCAGAATCCCGGCCTTGATAAAAATCGTCATATAGTCATCCTCTGCAGGACTCAAAATCGCAGCCAGGCTGCATATCATTATCTTAAGGATAACGGATATACCAATCTTTATGTGCTCATGGGGGGGATGAGTGAGTACAAGAATGAGTGA